The Brienomyrus brachyistius isolate T26 chromosome 7, BBRACH_0.4, whole genome shotgun sequence DNA segment GCTCCCCAAGCTTCTTTTTAAGGCCACATTTCCCTCCCCAGTGATCAGTCACTGACCATTTATTTCCCATGTTCTCACTGCTACAAACCGCCCCGATATGTAAAGTCCACAGGAATCCACATAACTGGGCCAAAACCTGTcattattttttccccccccaaaTAATTCCGGCCATTAATGTCACCAGGAAACAGTTCTGTTCCTGTTCTTATTAAATGCGCATAGGGGGAACCTTCATGTCCTCTTCTCTGACCAGATACACAGTGATCACATAATGGCAGAGCATTCATTGCAAATTATATGTAACTTCTGATCACAGCTTGCGGTCCGTACTCCAGGAAACGACACACCAATATGTCTCGTCTTAGCACAGAGAAGGCATGTGGCAAACCATCATACTATAGTTCCCATGACAACATATCTTGTTTTGGTGTATTTGCCCTGGAAACAGGAAAACTAGCGCCCTAAATTGGGTGTGTGCATTGTGCCACTGACTAATCTGATGTCGCACTGCTATCAGTGTTAAATAAAGACTCCCCACTGCGTCACTTGAAATGGGTCATGGAAAGActtcttttaaaatgtcttgATCTAAGACCATTGATCATTTCACTGAAGAAActcagttatttaaaaacataattGCAGAAGCAGCTGAGAATCCTTGGTACGTCAAAAGCTAAATTAGCTCAGTTGTGTTCAAATATATTGCAGTAGTACCTTTTTGCTGTTGGACGGCTccttttaaatatctgattgtttgtatttttgtgtttttgacCCCGGGTGACAAATAACGTGTTACTGCATTCCGACCAGCAGATGGTGCTAGGTTCACACAGGCAGAAGCCTGGAGATTTTGCTAATTGCGTGACAGAACTCCAACTCCTGGGGAAATGTGTGGCAGTGAGGTAAGCTCTTCCAGCAACTGACCTTCTAACACTCCGTGGTGCATGTCAATGTGACTGTGACAGACAGTATCCAAGGACACAGTAGGGACTGTGTCAGCAAAACTGCACACTGCGCACAGTATGATGGAGTGTCACAGACCACACTGATCCATCACAGCTTCACAGTATCATTAAACACTGTGACAACGACAGTGGCAACAGACACACAGCAAAAGCCATGCCGTAAAGTGTTGATAGTCAGTTCCTGGTGTACCTGGATGTGGTTTACTGAGTCTTACTAAAGATTAAAGAGAATTTTGGAACCGGTCTCAGCCCACATGCCAGCCTGAGGTGACCCAGTGTCCAGCCGGGACATGAGCCGATCAGACCTGCCAAGTTATGTGGGTAGGGGACCTCTGGACCCCAGCTATTTCCCCAGGATACTCAGGCCAAAGCACTGAACATATTATCCAGCAATATGAAATAAGCAGGCAAGAAACTGTTCAAATAACTGAAGTACATCACATATCACATCACATGGAATGAAATGGAAACAAAGTGCCCACATCctgaccagaaggcagcagggaaaaacAAACTGGCTGAACTTCACTGACTCTAAGGATATCAGTGAAAGGTTCTCGACTCTgttcaacacccccccccccccatctaaatGGACTGTGGGTGCACAGACCCCTGCCAAGCCCAAAGAATGACCACCTTCCTGCTAATGAGCTGGCAGTAAGTGGGTCCAGGCTGAGCTCTGGGGATGAGTTTCCTTACATGCTTTCAAACTGTTAGCTACTCATTCCCCCATTGTGTTTTTAGTCCTTTATTCCCCTGTTACaggtcacttcctgtttgacATGCCTCCTTAGCAGAGTCACTTCCTGTCTGACGTGCCTCCTTAGCAGAGTCACTGACGGCTGCTTCTCCTCCCCATGCCGCCGGTGCCAAGCCTCAATTCAACATGAATCATAGAAACACTCTAGGGCTTCTCCGCAATGCTCCTCACTAAccacgagtgtgtgtgtggaggctgCCTGGCTGTTTGGCCAGCCCAGCTGATTAACACAATTccatattttttattaaaatacagACATGTTAAATGGTGTTTAATGTGCTCAGGACTCTGACCCTGGCTGTTTTCAGACACACCATGTGTGGAAACCACTGGCCGAGCTGAAAAGCAGCGTGGGGGCGGACTGGGGGAGACAGTTGGTTAGACGTCTCTTTGTTGCATCACTCAGTGACAGAATCACCTTGTTCATTCTGACACGATGTGTGATGTAAAAGTCATACCACCTGCAGTTCAGACTAGGTAATTCATCTGACGCTAAGCTTGGCCTGTGCTTGGGTCATGCATATATTACATCATGATGGCTAAATGCCACTGCAATGTGATGAAAATCTATTATTCTGACCTTGTGAGGATGTTTTTCTGACAAAACTGAatcaaaaaaatctgtgactgcaaaccaaaaactaaaaatgtcttgTATTTCGTATGcctaaggttggggctgggtttaggttaaggttatcataggattagggttatgcccaaagAGATGAATGgaaacgtgtgtgtgagtgtgagtgtgtgtgtgtttgactgCAGGCCCCCACAGAATAATAAACAAGAACAGCAGAGCTCCAAACAAACCTTTACACTGTCCCTCACTCAACGCTGTCACTCTGTTGCCCGGTAACTCCCTGCACCAATATGGCTGACGACAGCGTGCTAGGCATGGCTGCAACCATGTTAACCAAAACATTCCTTGCCCGTTGCCATGCAGGACATTTTGCCCACCTGTGTAAGCACCCCATTTAGCCTTTGGGCTCCACATCCTTGGTGAATTATAGTGGGATTGTAGTAGGATCATGCTAAATGCTATGTTATCCTATTAAAGATCCTGTTTGGACGTTTACTGTCTGTGGCTACGTTCCTAATGATCATCTTGCACAGTTATTTTTAGAGCTGATATTAGCAGGTGACTGCGtgtttacaaggaatataacaGACCTACACCCATGAGTGTGACGTACATAAAACCACACCCACAATCTCTGCCTACATCACCTCTCTGCCCAGTGAGAATAAATGGGCACACATGCTCTGGTTAAAAACAGGTTCCAGATGATGGAGAATTCGTAAATCACATGCGACCGTGGCACACAAACAGGTCACACACCTTATGCATAACTTTGAGGGCAATTACCTTTTACTCTTTTATAACTGTTGTTCATGATTTATAACTGTAACACACCAAATTCAGAACGCTAAAACAACAGAACACTTTCTTGCAAGTGGTGTCTTTTAGCATTTTCATTCATGCCGTGCACATGACCAACAGCTCAGCTTAAGTACTGCCTTGGTACATAATAAAATGCTGGATGTTTTCCTGTGTCTTACACATGATGGCTGTGTGTGTTCTTTCAGCTATTGACATGGGTTACCTACATTGGTGATGGGAAATTTGCTAGGATCTAGCAAAGCGTAGCAAAAACTCCCGCATTTGCATAGATTTGACACATAACCAAAGGAAGTGTCACGCAAGCTGACTTGTTTGTGTCCATGCAGTATTCCACATAAAAATCATATTTAACTAGTTTCATTCTCCATGAGATGTGTTTTTGAAAGGAACTGATGCTTCGCAAGGAATTGATGCTTCTGGATTTTCCCACAAAAATCTCCATATCAAAAGCATATCGAGAGCAATGTTTATGCAGTCTAAAATAAAGTAAATTTAGATGAATTTCCGCTTTCCTGATGTCAGCTGATATGTTCAGATCACCATTCCTGCGTTGTGACACTGATGTTGAAATAGTGTCACTGCtgcagttttcatttttttcagtttcccCTAAGTTATCGGCTGCTAGGAAAACAGAAAAGGTCGTACTGACGTTAGAAAATGCACCCGGCAGCAGGGAATTTCATGTGTCTGGAAAGCACGGCCAGGAGAAGAAACGGAAAGGCTAGTGAGAATGAAACTGTGTGATGCCTGTCACTGCAAACACAAAGAGCTGCAAATGAAGTAAGTGAAATGTGGACTGGGAGGCAGCAGTCGCAGTAACGTCACTGCCTTCTCAGTTAATGAGCGCTGTCAAACAACAAGGTAAAGGAGACATCATATGGGGCTCTGTCATGTACAAAAAGCGGGGATTTCTAGTGTGGGCGGGAGTTCTATGGCAAGGATACGTGAAAGAGGTAAACATTGTTTTGAAACCGGCATCTCACACCAGTGTGCTGCCTCCTTGCAAGTGATTGTGATGTGAACTGAATGCTAACGGACTCACTGAagcttcagtgacacccatccGAGGAAGCCGGTGTCTGAGTGCTGCCTCAGTCACACCCCAGGAAAGCTGCCATTCTATGCCGGCTCGTTGGGCAACACTGCTGCCGCACACCTCCGCGGTCAGGGGGTCAAGTTTGTGTGAAATTTTCATGTTAAGTCTATATTTGGTGGGTTCCATCTAAAGACATGCAGATAGTATAATTAGTCAGCCTGACCAGAGCAGATGGTTGGGAGACAGATTGATGGAAAATACCTGTGTGCTGCACAGCaaagtcaaaacacaaactccatGCCAGGAACCACAGTAAAATCTCTGTGAGTTATTATATaggctaataataaaatacactaTATGGCCAAATGTATGTGGCCACCCCTATTAATTAGACAAATTGGTTAATTAAGATGTGTCTGACATTGAAGCTGGTGTAAAATTAAGCACACAGCCATACAATCTATAGCAACAATTATTAGCAACAGAATTGGTGATCATATAAAAAAGGTTAGTTACTTCCAACTTGGCACCATCACAGGATGCCgcctttacaacacacacatttgCCACATGTCTGCCCTGTTTGAGCAGCTCTGGTCAAACACAAGTGAAACGCCTGGGAGGCCTGTGTGACGTTTGCTTTCCGTCGCGGTCACACAACATTTACTGACTTGTCATCGCGTGACGTCTGTGCGTTTAACATCGCCATAGACTTCCGTTAATCAAGAGTGTGCATGAGCATATATTGTATAAGAGACGGGCAAGGTGGATTTCTCACTGGCCAGCTCATGTGGGGTGTTGCTTCATGTAGATCATGCCCATGTGTTTTTGCTATGTTGTTTTCCAGTGAAACAAGCAGTCGCCCAATAATGTAAGCTCTTGATGAAAATAGGCTATTACAGCAACCAGCTTCATAATAATACctacagttttggaatgataTTGTTGCGGGAGAAGCTGGTGCCCACATGCTTTCCACCATATAGTGCAAATTTGATCATACTTGGAATTTTCCTCTGGTATTATATAGTCATACTAAATATAATCACATGATTTTTGAAATTGCAGCGATTTATACAGTGCTGTTGGCTTATACAGTACTACAGTAGAATGAAGTACTGTACCACTGCCTTTTtccaatcaaaaaaaaaagattaagttCAGAggtacagtgctgtgcaaaagtccTAGGCGAGCTTAAGAAAACTTATGTTTAAataatcttcatgttggtgtaaaactatgatgtctgtcaaagtgtcaaggttcagccatttcagaacctcccTAACATCACCCAGTATTAGCAGCAGCCatccaatatactcatgtatttcAATCGACCACTTGCATACAATTTTTGGATAATTAACACCTCACTGAATTACTTAACAAATTAGATTAATTACTTAAAGTGAGGTGGTTGTGAAATTTAACAAGCTCATAGAATGGCTGGggcgcccctgaggagaggtttgggaactggagCGATGTTCGTCTAGCCATCCAAATAGATACTAGTAACTTTTTGCAGAATAAATCCTTActtatttttcttaattttttattaCTGTCAATTTAcgtatgttctaatgttaaattgtgttattttttttctaaagcaAACATACGCTTACTacccagaaaaaaaatgcctttatACATTTTCTTTGAGTGCCTAAtactttgcacagtactgttggTCTAGCTGCATTCCGAGTGAAATAGATTTAACCCCAATACCGCAGTACGGCTCCTTGGGCTGTCCTGGTAGGTGACAGCTGCAACCAACAGAGCTGTAAAAACTAGATCATATCAGTGTGGTCACTAAGCAGGGAGACTGTTCAGGGATTCATTTGCATTTACAGGAATGCATTCTGGGTCGAAGAGACGCGCAGCTGCACGACCATACATGAACATGGGGTGTGTTTATTCCTGAATAATGCCCAGTGCCAATTATTGCTCGCCTAATTACCAACCAAAGCTCAATTCCCGAAATTCACCCAAACATTTATATCCAGGGGCCATCAAACGACATGCATCGATATATTAGGAAACAAGCGACAGCAGCTGTAGATTCCTGAGTACATGCGAGCATATCATGTATAAAATGCAAAATCAGGACCTTGCGTTTCATTTAAAAACGTACGATGGTGGCTTCCAGGGTTATGAATCTGAATCTCCATGGTATACCCTGCATATTCTGGGACAAGCTCTGAATCAAGAAGGCCCAGACAGGGATTGTGGTTATTAAATCGAACTGTGCTATTAGAGAGCAGCAACTTCCATCAAAGTAGTTCATAACACTCATGCGACATTTTCTGGCAGGTCCTTGTGTAACTGTTAATATTCTATAGAAAAACAATCACTTAGACGAGAAAGTTAAGTATATACACATTATATACACATCGAttacaataatttaaaaaacaaatataagtTAAAAAGTCGATTAAACAAGTTGTCTTCGACCAAATAATAATGAAACAGACATGTTCCGTCGGATGTTCCCACATTCTTCTAATGAAttaaacttaaaaataaaagttgtTTTTTTGTGGATTTTCCCAAATTCCTGTAATGAATTAAACTGAGTTGATAAAAGAAGCGTGGTTTCGTCGAAagaaatgtaagaaaaaaaacattagtcagTTATTGCATCAACCGCCCAGATTTGACTGCAAGCGGCTCTTTGGTGCGCAATGATCCGCCCACTGGAGCGTCACTGGAGTGACCTCAGCCGCCTCACCGGGGAGCCCGGGGTAGGGATTAGCGGAGAGGGGCGTCCCTGGGGAGGTCTTCCGAGACTCCGATGTTGCTGGTAACAACTATATAAGAGAGGCACACCAGAGCAGGGACAGTCACAGGTGGACGCCAGCAACTGCTTAGTCTCAGATTAAGCTGGAGCCTGAAAGTCACAAGTGCACTCATAAGGGACCATGTCTGCCTGCGCGTCAGCAGACCACCGTCGGGTATGCCCCTCGGTCCACGGAAACTGGTTCGACACGACCCGCCGCAAGAAAGCCGCCGCCAACATCTTTGAAAACGTCAACCAGGACGTCCTGATGAAGCTCTTCCAAAAAACGGGGGACATGAAAGCTGAGGAGCGCGTCAGGAGCATCTTCTCTTACGGGCAAGATCCCGAGGAGATATCCAAAGCCTTAATGGGTCTCAAGCAGAGGAAGAAGGACAAGCTCCTCCAGATTGCCGGCTTGTCTAGGCAAAGCCTGAAACTTCGCTGACTCATCATAAGCTCCGGTGGAGCTTTTCGCTTCATTTTGCCTTCGTGAATGTGCGCAGACCCGGCGCGGAGGTGCGGCTCCCAAGTAGACAGAGAAATCCCCGCAAGGGGCGGAAAAAGGAACACGGCGTTGCACAAGTCGTGATGAAGTTATTGTTATTTTACGAAACAGCGGACTACTTCTGCTGCTGCAAAGCAGCGAAAGACTTTTTAACCTTGCACTGGAGAGCAATCATCGGGGCTAAAGCCCCAATCGATTATGTTAGGACGGACTTTAATACAGGTGTTTTTTTGTGGCCGCTTCAGGCGGGACGGACTC contains these protein-coding regions:
- the LOC125746501 gene encoding transcriptional and immune response regulator-like, translating into MSACASADHRRVCPSVHGNWFDTTRRKKAAANIFENVNQDVLMKLFQKTGDMKAEERVRSIFSYGQDPEEISKALMGLKQRKKDKLLQIAGLSRQSLKLR